The nucleotide sequence TCGTGAACTAATAGTAAAAGTATAAACATAAATGTTTAGTTATATAATTAGTGTCAGGGTTAGTTTCTGATTTAGCATCattctttgattatttatttattatttatttattagttgtgTATACTTTTATATTCTTCTTCTTTGCTCTTGTTTTTATTGTACAGTGTCCTTGAGTTGCCAGAAAGAcggctttaaataaaatatattattattattattaagacgaGACGCAGAGCAGCATTCCAATGAAATGATGACCTCATAATGTTGACTGACCAATCACAATCCGGTTCTTCATAGTGCTGCAGTAGTAAACCAGTTGCTCGGGTGTTTTTGGGAGTAAATGGTAAAGATATTCAATATAAAGTCGTTTTTTTGGGAGTAAGTCCTGCTGACGGAGCGAGGATGAGTTCAGCTCTGTCACTGGAGCTGCTGATTGAATGGTGTTTGCTGTCTGTAGGAACCCTAGCCCCGCCCTGGGGGTGGAGCTAAACACCCTGCTGCTGCCAGGGGCTCAGAAGGCTGACAGGTACCCCGCCCCCATCATTGACACCCTGCCCCCAATCCTCCCAGCCTGCTCATGCGTTTACATTCTCCTCCTCTTATTTCCATCACCGCGTTTTCATTCCGTTCCAGCATTTTCATTTTGCAAGACTGTGTTGGTGTTGTCACTCGGCTCCGTTTACGTTGTGTTTTACTCAAACTGATGCAAATGAAGAATgtttattgtttgtgtttgtttatttcaattgCAGAGTTTTACATTTATGAGTGAGTGAACCTCACAGAAAATATCAAGAAGGGTCTGGCTCATCTAAATCCCACAACTGAAACAAAATGGTGCATAAATTAATGCAGATTTTGCTTAAAGTAAATTTAACTCGAGAGGCAAATCTATACATGAAAGCAGAATTATTTTGTGAATATTATTGAATCTGGTTTTAATGTTAGAAAGTAAAATGTGTTATAGATGTATTCCAAAACAAGTCTTATTTTTATACAGcagaatataaatttatttaaaatttggcaaaaataatttcttttgcATATTTGAGGAAGAAGTGCATAGTTTCATGTCTTGTTAACATTTGCAAGATCAGTTGTGGAAATAtaagagcaatatcacacgagtagccgtgtgatgtggctgtatatcggtactggagggaggcgtgcgttggctgaTGGCCTTAGAAccacttatgctgtgttcacacgagacgcggaacgcgcgtataaatcgcgctattcgcgcgtaaatagccacgtgaacatttgagtttactcgcttcattcgcgcgtcaaatccgcttcattcgcttgtcaaattcacttcagaacagacacgggttcgcgtgatgggcagggcttctgtctgcctggtgactgtagcttcgttgctaaatggctaacatggattttatgaagaaagtaacagtgtttatgtgcattATGAAGGCTGATAAACAGCATCGATATGTTTAgcaccgtgtctgagtccactacatcctttcagaggtgcatccagctctgtgagctcataaactcctccagaaactgaacctggatgacggaggctttcagcggtgcttctgactgagcccagcccagtttgatgaactgacaggttctacgtcacaatcatgcccccacaagagcaagctcctgattggttaacgcggcgcgaatgtccgctgaagttcagattttcaaattcGAGTGATTCGCGCAAAACGCGCATAACGCTtaattcgcgccgcgccattcaaACTGCGCCATTTgcgcaattcgcgtcattcgcaccgcaggatgtctatttacgcgtttgcattgacttaacatgtaaatcactcgcgcttgacgcgcgttccgcatctggtgtgaacgcagcataagtgTCCagccagtgccgatatacagccatattgcactgctgcTCATGTAATAATATCAagcacagagagtctaaaaaacccttttgtaagaggaactactttcctccgctgttcattcacatctgcagctgacatcagaacagcagaagcctcTGCTCACTCACAAACatcactgtagagctagtgttgtatgattctctagcgtaatgtctaaagtgatgacagaacagctgattttgctcacattgtaagattataaagctgaacagcatgaaatgccatcagtctacagagatttcctagcatttctctgttgcaatcttaagatcacaataattaaccatgAAAAACCCAGAGAAAAGCAAACACTTGCAGATTCTGTggtataaatgcagcactacaacatacagtagaagagagatcgacttagaatgtcacttacctgatttataatgatttgtccAGCTGCTGTTTTTCTTCCTCAAAGGACCTAATATGCAGactttgtcgccatcttgtggcgaaaCGTCAACCGACACTGCTCAGATGGCGGCCGATGCACTAAATCCGATGCTTCgttattagaaatatttaaaataggcactatccttattaataaactgcatggttgcaatctaaacaactgcattcccacctgaaaaagcctcaaaagtacatgacgttgtccaacagctgcagaaTGTGTCAacctgtagagtgtcctctgcttgtggctgtatgtgggcggagtaatacacaggggTGAAGAGGCTGggcgagtgctgttactggcagaatatcacacggctatcagccaatcagattcaagaaccggacagaactgctgtataaataaaattaaacagattTTTGTACATTATAGGATTGAatgtcccacagtccaaacacatgcgctataggggaattgatcaactaaattggccgtagtgtatgactgtgtgtgtttgaatgagagtgtgtttcccagtgatgggttgcagctggaagggcatccgctgtgtaaaacatatgctggaattgttggcggttcattccgctgtggagacccctgaaagagagactaagcccaaggaatatgaataaatgaatgaaaaaatgcttAGTGTTGTTAAAGCAGAATTGATGTCTgaaatattttaatgcaaaaaataaataaacaaaacaaaagcgtaattttctttataatgcaaaatctgtattttatattcaatttGGCATATAAAATGAGCCAGACTTTCTTTGTGAGGTTCACCacatgtgttttattttacagtaatcatgtgtgtgtgtttgtgtttgtgtttgtgcgtgtgtgtgtgtgtgtgtgtgtgtgtgtgtgtgtgagagaaactgCTGTTGTGAAAGGGTGTATTTCTCGTATGAACTGAAGTGTTTCTGTCCTCTTAGTATTATTATCCGCTCAGTTGTCTCACTGTCTGCGTGTGTCTGTTTTTGCAGGCATCACACTGTGACCCGAGGAATCACTAAAGGTGTGAAGGAGGATTTCCGGCTGGCGATGGAGCGTCAGGTGTCCCGCTGCGGAGAAAACCTGCTCATGGTTCTGCACCGCTTCTGCATTAATGAGAAGATCATCCTCATCCAGTCTTTACCCTGAGTAACCTcataagcgtgtgtgtgtgtgtgtgtgtgtgtgtgtgtgtgtgtgtgtgtgtgtgtgtgtcagatcggCTTCACTTAAGACATTACTGACTCCATGAACCAAAACGTGAGGTAGGATTTCATGTGGGTGAAAATTAGCAGACATTTCCTTTTATTCTCTGCTTGTACGATGCAGATTACAGCATTTTCTCTTTGTACCATTGTAAAATATGTCATGAACCAGACAGTTTTtgtgtaaaataataatgttttgttggCAGCTCGTGATAAATAAAACTGTGTTTTTGTAAGTTTGCGTGTTTTGTTTGTATGAACGCTTTCCTCTGGTCTGTTTCAGGacatatacagtcagaattattcgccctcctgtgaatttctttactgaaatatttcccaaacgacgttgaacagattcaggaaatgttcacagtatttcctctaatatttgctcttctggagaaagtctgatttgttttattttggctagaatacaatcagtttttaattgttttaaagccattttaaggtcaatattagtttaggaaaaatattaaatacaaatgattaaaaatagcaaaaatcaagagaaacatacaatatttaaaattttgttaGCTTTGTAGCTTGGacttttatttgcaatattttaattttaataatttatttgtgttatctttccatttctaagcATGTTCTTTGACTAAAATATTAGTgtaataaaaatatctgtttaataaatcagttttatttaaatacataaaaatacactgactatatatatatatatacagttgaagtcagaattattagccctcttcaatttttttttcttcttttttaaataatttccaaatgatgttgaacagagcaaggaaattttcacagtatgtctgataatattttttctttagagaaaagtattgtttgtttaattttggctagaataaaaggagtttttaattttttaaacaccgttttagggacaaaattattagcacctttgagctatattttttctcgattgtctacagaacaaaccattgttatacaataacttgcctaattaccctaacctgcctagttaccctaattaacccagttaagcctttaaatgtcactttaagctgtatagaactgtcttgaaaaatatttgaaaaattattttcagtcatcatgacaaagataaaataaatcagttattagaaatgagttaataaaaccattatgttttgaaatgtgttgaaaaaatcttctctccgtttaacagaaaattGCGAAAAAagaaacaagcggtctaataattcaggagggcttataattatgacttcaactgtatatactgtatacacatatacatacaggaTGGGCCATTTACTGTATATGGATACACCGTAATAAACCTTTTGGGAatagtgtgcttggttttaacgtaacttcattttttcatgagttatttacatgccccctcacatatactaatgtgccacaaacaggacattaatatcaccaaccattcccattttattaaggtttaaggtgtatccatataaatggcccaccctgtatatgtatatatatatatatatatatatatatatatatatatatatatatatatatatatatatatatatatatatatatatcgtcaccttagaattataaggttctatctgacattttagtcaaaattgagttattgatattttcttcttaaatacaacttgtttacattattggatgttttttttataagtttatgaattttaattttaaaagcaaatgttacacacaaactgtttgctttggaatgcaaaaactttgaagctcaatatctcaaaatcattcggATCGCAGAGAGaaacttataattccaaggtgaaaTATAATATTTCTTGCTTATTTTTCTTcgttgtttttatgttgttattattattttagtgcattaaatattttgtgcgtattaaaatattacattgcatcctcaaaaaaaaattaatagaagTAATGTCGTCTACTACATTGAAAATTTTGACTTTCGTTTGTTATCTCTGTACAATAAGACTCTATTTGGTAATCACTTAATTAAATAAAGCCAGTGTAATCACATCtacaaaatcatttattaatctCAGGTAAtgcaatcaaataaaataaaaagccacttctttaaataaatatctgTTTGGCAATTTGAATCTAAGGGGCTGTTCACACGACAATGATTTCAATCAAAAACAGGAGACATCAATATCATGTAAACAACCTAAATTAGGCATATGCACACATacttttcagtcagccagccaaaGCTCTACTAGTGAACTGTcttctttccattacaaaatcaccacgtttaagatctgatttctttaaaaacctgtgatatttttttttttactgcttgaTTGATATACGAAACGATATAGTTGGTCTCAGACCgggcaagaagcactgcattaacttacattttaaaataaattacatatattttaccacggtatttttaatggagtttctgcactcgCCTGCTGCTACTGGCGgcgtctttcatctcgttttacacttgaacaagtaaatgaatgCTCAAgcctgtttaactgattgtattttaattacgttacaacatcgatgctgtaaaaggaaccttatgaaattttAAATAGTCATTTAAAAATTTTACCGGAAGCTTATCGTTAGCTGAAATACACTAGCTGTGCAGATAACCCATTAGCAAATctcccaatagtatctggatgcagcctttatgatgcaagttgAGATTGCATccctcagtgatgcaatgtcagacagaatgcactcaatggagtgagtgacgtcactgtgaggggtggggttaggtgagcctaaTAAAAAGCATTGGATCCAGCTCatattgcactgcaccaggtctgcatctcTCAAATCTCCTCTAATCACTCTTCTTCTCTGTCTGGCGTATTAGGAAGCTCAGCCTGTAGAGCCGCTCTTAGATTTGCCCAAAACAGTTTCTGCTTGGCTCCCTCTTGTGGCCACTCCAGGTAAGTGCGTCTGGACATCATGGTCTTGAGCTGGTAGTACTTTGAGGGAATGAGATACAGTGGCAGAGGCTCCAGAAGAATGAGAAGTATGCTGTCCATCCCTCGCGTTAGCTTCTGATGGTTGGCGAAGTAGAGTTCATAGTGGCACCATTCGCTCTGGACGAAATGAGACGACAGCACGAAAACACACCTTCTGCTCTGCTCGATGCATCGGAGGATGTTTTGCACGATGGTTTTTCCCGGGATGAAGTCCCGCTCGTGGTGACACATGCGCAACCCACAGTCGCCTTCAAGCTTGGGAAGAAATTGAGATTTGACCCATCCTGCGTTTTTCTGGCTGTATGATACAAAGGCATGGAAGCGCAACCTTTCCACGTCCTCCTTTTTAAGCTGCGAGGTTATAGAGTAATGCTTGGCGCGAGTCCACTTCCACATCATCCTGACGTACCACGGTATATCCAAACGATTGCACAGAAGGCTAACAGCAACAATCAAACTGATCGTCGGGATTAGAATCGTGATAGCCAGAATCCATGCATTGCAGGAGATCTCAGGAAGGTAGAAGTCTTCCAATGTGGAGTTGCTCCAGGATTCAGGGTAACTGCATCTGTATCCGTCTGGCCAATGTCTGAGAGTTGATCTAAAGGTTTTTATTCCCTGTGCATTGATCAGAGAGGCAAAATCACGCAACGCACAAGTGCAAATGAAAGGGTTGTGGCTCAAATCGAGATCTTGGAGATGTTGACAAGTCTTGAGGGATCCTGGTACAGGAGAATGGATGGAGTTGGATCTTATCAGGAGCTTCTGTAGGCTTGGGAATGATCGGCAGGTGGGAAGATCCAGCAAGCGGTTGAATGTTAAGTCTATGACTTGCAAGGTATCGAAAGTGTGGATGTCTGCAGGAACTGTGGACACTCGGTTGTGCCGAAGGTTTAGGACTTGCACAGAATCTGGCAAACACTTGAAGACGACTTCGTCGAATCCATTTCTAGACAAGTCTACATGAAGGACTCTGGGAGGCCAGAAACACCTGCCTTGATTCTCCGAATAGGTAAGTGTGTTCTGACTGAGGTCGATGTATTGGAGCGAGTCCATCAGGTTAATTCTTGAAGTCAGTGGACTTAGATGCTTTAGGTTGTTGCCCCTCAAAACCAGCCTTGTCAGGTTTACCAGCGTACCACATTCTGTCTCGGGATTAACCGAGAAGATTTTTTCTGTAAGGGCGCAATCAGACAAATCCAACTCCTGGATCTTGCTGATCGTCCCAGGACAGGTCATAAAGATTATAGGCGACTCGGTTAGACTTACTTTCCTCGCAGGTGTGTTTATGAAGAAGTCATACAGCATTTTTTGGTCAAAGATGAACGTGGTTACTGACGCTCTTTTTGTAGAGAATGACTCCAGTATGTGGGTTGAGGATTGATTAACACCATCCTTCATTTCTGTCAGGGTAAGATCTGTTAAGGAAAGCTCACGAATGGTGGACGATAGTATCGTGTTTACCGAACTTGTCAGAAATTCCCATGTGGTTTTCACATTGGAGATTTCCAATCGAACAGTGTGCATGAGTGCTCGACTGCGCATCTGCTGGACTACCTCCATCTTGCCGTCCACCTTAGTGAATTCAACCTCTTTAAAACGTGCAAAAACATCATTAGCGATAGCGATATCCACGTTAGTACTTGAAAGGGCGATGACTGCCTTTTCTGCGTGTACGTCATCTAAACTATTCCCCTCATACGTCAATAACCCGTCAGCATTGATGAAGAGTGTTCTCAAGGTGAGATTGGATATATGAGTAAAGTCTTGGATGCTGATTGATTTGGCGCTCAATCCCAACCACTGCAGGCGTTTTAGCATCGAGAACTCCTTTCCTAAAGCCATGGCTGAAAACCGATTGGATGACAGGTCTAAAAGCTCCAAACATCCCAAATGAAGCAGATACTGCTGTTCGGAGAGGTTCTGGAGTCCGTTGTGAGACAAATCCAACATCTCCAGAGCTGGAGTAGATGTGAATGTGTCTCTGTCGATGTTTTCCAGAATATTCCAGGACAGATTGAGGAATCGCAGACGTGGTGTTGTGTTGAAGTCTTTGCAGTTTAGTGACTGGATGTGGTTTAGCGACAGATCCAGGTCCTCGGTGGATGGTTTAAGGTCATCTGGGACCGAGGACAGATTCTGAGAGGAGTAATTGACTATGATCCTCTGAATGGCGGGAATGAGAGACGGATGGAAACATGTGAGATAAACAGACACTAACCACCAGCCTGAAGACGGCTTCATCTTTCTGAGGTAATCTGAGAGAGAAAGAAGCATATTTAGTCTCGTTTCCTGTTTTCAGTCAACCGCACTCTTCACAGTTTTCACTTTTACTCTGACCGTCTCTAGCATTAGTTTGCGTTAAgtattttaaaattactttaaagaCATTCAAATATAGGCTTTTGGGAATTACAGCGTGTTTGCcagtaaaagtttttaaataatattaaaactagGATATTTGATTATTAGTTTCACCTTGTTTAGATTGTATTATCAAATAGATATATACCtttttgacagacagacagaaaaacagacagacagatagacgggtagatagatggacggatggacggacggactgactaacagacagacagacagacagacacacagacagacagacagacagacagagatatatGCATAGAAAGACacgacggacggatggacagacagatagaaagacagacagatatatagacagatagacagacagaaaataagacggacagatatatagacagacggatatatagacagatagatggttggatggatggatagacagatagaaagctagacagacagatatatagacagacagaaagacagacagacagacagatggatatgtagacagacagatatatagatggataggAGACATAGACAGACAAACGGACAgttatatagacagacagacagaaagacagacacatatatagacagatagcaagacagacggacagatatacagacagacagatgagacGGACAGATTtatagacagaaagaaagaatgacagacagacagacagaaagaaagatggacAAATatatagacaggcagacagatggatatatagacagacagatatatagatggaaAGAAGAcatagacatacagacagacagacaaatggacagatatatagacagacagaaagacagacacatataaagacagatatacagacagacagacagaaagaaagaaagacagacagaaagatggatatatagacagaaagatatatagatggatagaagacatagacagacagacagacagacaaacggacagttatatagacagacagaaagacagacacatatatagacagatagcaagacagacggacagatatacagacagacagacgagaTGGACAGATGtatagacagaaagaaagaaagacagacagacagacagaaagaaagatggacagatatatagacaggcagacagatggatatatagacagaaagatatatagatggatagaagacatagacagacagacagacatatagacagatagaaagaaagacagacacttatatagacagacagacagaaagatggacAGGTATAtagacaaaaagaaagaaagacagacagacagaaatatggacagatatatagacaggcagacagacagatggatatatAGACAGAATAGACAGTGTTATTTCTCTCACCCGTCCGTCCCTCTGTCCTCTCTCTCTGCAGGTCAGATTATCTGTGTTGTGAAACTGTTGATCAGATTTAGATGCTGTTCCTGAGCTTCTGCTTTTCTGCTGTTTCACTTCTGCAAAACTCCAACATTTACCGACATTTACTGCGTTATTTActctgacagagagagagagagacggacgGAGCTTCACATGCACAGCTCTTAGTCAATGTAAgctacattggccgtagtgtatgtgtgtgaataagggtGTATTTCCAGGGATGAGTtgtagttggaagggcatccgctgtgtaaaaaaatatgctggaatagttggcggttcattccgctgtggcgacctcagattaataaagagattaagccgaaaagaaaacgaatgaatgaacgatgcTGAAATAGGCTGTTTAAAATAGACAACAACTTTATTTCCTGATTGTTGTGCTGTTTTTCATGAATATGCAGTACCGCTTTTGACCAGCAGAGGGTTTGTTTTCTGTGTAGTGTTCATCAGTTACACAAACACTGCTGTACaagagagaacacacacacacacacacacacagcatgtgaTCTGACATCtttattaatgaaaatacagtgctTCTGGAGTGATGATGTTGTTGTGGGAAACCGTAGTATGAAGCTCTTTATTTACCTCAGATGCAGCATATGATGTTAAACATTCTCCAACATCCCGGAAAGCTGTTTCTAAGAGTGTGTGTTACTAAACAACCGTGATATTTGATTTGAGCTTTAGCACTTTTCTTAAATGCTATATAGTTTGGAGACTGCAGTGCATGTGtgctccatttaaaaaaaaaagtgttttcaaaaaagcatatttttaaagGACAATTTTGAAGATATTCAatttttatctgacattttcatGCCAatttaacacataaaaaaatatatatatatgtgtttttaataaatattcatattgtggaatttaattttgagtaaaaaaacaaaaaaaaaaacaaagtcagtGCATGTGATATAATTAAaggaaattatttaacaaattaacactttttccatatatttattttgcatatttgaaTAATTGTGCAGTTGATTATTACATTTCATATATTCTGGTCACATTTCACGCCAAATTACCCCAAAATTGCAAAGGAAATCAAGCCATTAATTAaatttcttattaatattatttagcaGTTAAGCACATTTTcatgaaaatgtgttttaataaatctttaaataatgaattttaattttgtgtAAAAACAATCTGTGTGATACTATTACTGTCACGCAATTAATGAACTAATTAACCCTTTGtcctaatatttattttctatatttcaataattgtgtaattaattaatataattcatATTTCATGAGGCATTATGGGATTTATAAGCTTCCAACAACCATAAATGTGAcatttaattacaaataattaaatatttctgTTGAATATGTATTCTGGGTTCACATTTCACACCAAAATCCCCTTATAAAGGCTGAAAACTgaattaaagtattaaatatatttattcatccattcattttccttcggcttagtacctttatttatcaggagtctccacagcggaatgaactgccaactaatccagcatatataTTATACAAAGCGGATGcacatccagctgcaacccatcactgggaaacacccatatctCATTCATTACAGccaaaaaccggagcacccggaggtaacccacaccaacacggagagaacactccacacagaaacaccaactgacccagccgggactcgaaccagagaccttcttccttctaaccactgcaccacagtGTCGCCTATGATTACTGTTTCAGTATGTTTAATATTCAGCCGTTGCTGTATTTGCTATGAGACGTTCAGGTGCTGTTTTCCCCATTATTTGTTGAGTGtttccagtgtttctgcagcGCTGTGTTGTTTCCCACTGATCCCGGAGCTGTTTTCAGCTCTCCATCCTCTGATCTGATCTAATCAAGCCATCAGATGATGTGTCCAAACACAATCAGGCTGTTTTACCGCAGATTCACCTGCCGGGACTCATCCAGTTTGATGTGAAGTAAAGCTTTATTGTTGTTTGTTGCTCTGCTGAGAGGACATGACGTCAGACTCTGCTCGCTAACCTCTTTATGTGGATATTGAAGCTGTTCTTCAGGAGTGACGGATGCTCATGATCATGGAGAGACCCGCTGATGCTGTACTGCGCTCTGCATTTAAATGAACAGATTTCTGTTATGGGGCGGCGCGGTGGCTAgttagtagtgctgtcgcctcacagcaagaagatcactggtttgagtcccggctgggtcagttagtgtttctgtgtggagtttgcatgttctccttgtgttggtgtgggtttcctccgggtgctccggtttcccccactgtccaaacacatgcactataggggaactgatcaactaaactggccgtagtgtatgagtgtgtgtgtgtgtgtgtgattgagtgtgtatgggtgttttccagtactgggttgcggctggaagggcatccgctgtggacGTAAaacatactggaatagttggcagttcatttcactgtggcgacccctgatgaataaggtactaagctgaaggaaattaatCAATATTGTGTGAAGTTTGTGTGCTGTGGTATACATAGTCTAAagtcctttgtgtgtgtgtgttttatggaggttagagagtgtgtgtttggagtgtattttttatgcaggtgtgtgtgtgtgtgtgtgtgtgtgtgtgtgtgtatctgtgtgtgtctgtgtttttatgcatgtgagagtgtgtgtttggagtgtgttttttatgcaggtgtgtgtgtgtgtgtgtgtgtgtgtgtgtgtgtgtgttttatg is from Danio rerio strain Tuebingen ecotype United States chromosome 14, GRCz12tu, whole genome shotgun sequence and encodes:
- the tlr1 gene encoding toll-like receptor 1 (The RefSeq protein has 10 substitutions compared to this genomic sequence) — protein: MKPSSGWWLVSVYLTCFHPSLIPAIQRIIVNYSSQNLSSVPDDLKPSTEDLDLSLNHIQSLNCRDFNTTPRLRFLNLSWNILENIDRDTFTSTPALEMLDLSHNGLQNLSEQPYLLHLGCLELLDLSSNRFSAMALGEEFSMLKRLQWLGLSAKSISIQDFTHISNLTLRTLFINADGLLTYEGNSLDDVHAEKAVIALSSTNVDIAIANDVFARFKEVEFTKVDGKMEVVQQMRSRALMRTVRLEISNVKTTWEFLTSSVNTILSSTIRELSLTDLTLTEMKDGANQSSTHILESFSTKRASVTTFIFDQKMLYDFFINTPARKVSLTESPIIFMTCPGTISKIQELDLSDCALTEKIFSVNPETECGTLVNLTRLVLRGNNLKHLSPLTSRINLMDSLQYIDLSQNTLTYSENQGRCFWPPRVLHVDLSRNGFDEVVFKCLPDSVQVLNLRHNRVSTVPADIHTFDTLQVIDLTFNRLLDLPTCRSFPSLQKLLIRSNSIHSPVPGSLKTCQHLQDLDLSHNPFICTCALRDFASLINAQGIKTFKSTLKHWPDGYRCSYPESWSNSTLEDFYLPEISCNAWILAITILIPTISLIVAVSLLCNRLDIPWYVRMMWKWTRAKHYSITSQLKEEDVERLHFHAFVSYSQKNAGWVKSQFLPKLEGDCGLRMCHHERDFIPGKTVVQNILRCIEQSRRCVFVLSSHFVQSEWCHYELYFANHQKLTRGMDSILLILLEPLPLYLIPSKYYQLKTMMSRRTYLEWPQEGAKQKLFWANLRAALQAELPNTPDREEE